A DNA window from Hevea brasiliensis isolate MT/VB/25A 57/8 chromosome 2, ASM3005281v1, whole genome shotgun sequence contains the following coding sequences:
- the LOC110637111 gene encoding uncharacterized protein LOC110637111 translates to MSTPLSQQPPAVTIAQEPFHTHSTHSSVGPVIAVLVVIMILAVLAVMIGRLCSGRRILGYGQHDIESWAETKCSSCIDGTISPPLSRPNVLATSDPPPVPAQTHLETKQEEQSPQ, encoded by the coding sequence ATGTCAACGCCACTAAGCCAGCAACCACCGGCAGTGACTATAGCACAGGAACCTTTCCACACTCACTCAACCCACAGCTCAGTTGGCCCAGTTATAGCAGTACTTGTAGTGATCATGATTTTAGCAGTACTCGCTGTTATGATTGGAAGGCTTTGCTCAGGAAGGAGAATCTTGGGTTATGGTCAGCATGATATAGAGAGTTGGGCAGAGACAAAATGCTCTTCTTGCATTGATGGAACGATAAGCCCACCTCTATCAAGGCCTAATGTGCTTGCCACATCTGATCCACCACCAGTGCCTGCTCAAACCCACCTAGAAACCAAGCAGGAAGAGCAGTCTCCTCAATGA